The Listeria welshimeri serovar 6b str. SLCC5334 genome has a window encoding:
- a CDS encoding phosphate propanoyltransferase, giving the protein MEREELKAIIKKIVTDKLNVAETEIPIGVSNRHIHLTEKDYKQLFPDEPIQVKKWLKQPGEFAAEQTLTVVSDKGELQRVRILGPLRKFSQVELSKTDARMLGMKIPIRVSGDIEGTPGIKLVSKYGEVCLPKGAIIAKRHIHLPESVANEYGVKQGEEVSVLVGSEIRSVVLNHCTIRINNQFIPEMHIDTDEANAADIAGDSFAKIIKS; this is encoded by the coding sequence GTGGAACGAGAAGAATTAAAAGCAATAATCAAGAAAATAGTAACGGATAAATTAAATGTTGCGGAGACAGAGATTCCAATTGGAGTCTCTAACCGCCACATTCATTTAACAGAAAAGGACTACAAGCAACTTTTTCCGGATGAACCTATTCAAGTGAAAAAATGGTTGAAACAACCTGGGGAATTTGCTGCTGAGCAAACACTTACGGTTGTTTCAGATAAAGGTGAACTCCAACGCGTACGTATTTTAGGACCACTTCGGAAATTTTCGCAAGTGGAGCTTTCTAAAACAGATGCAAGAATGCTTGGTATGAAAATTCCAATTCGTGTGTCTGGAGATATCGAAGGAACACCAGGTATTAAACTTGTTTCTAAGTACGGAGAAGTTTGCTTACCAAAAGGGGCAATCATTGCCAAACGTCATATCCATTTACCAGAGAGTGTGGCAAATGAATATGGTGTGAAACAAGGAGAGGAAGTTTCTGTCCTCGTCGGTTCAGAAATACGTAGTGTCGTTTTAAATCATTGTACAATTCGAATAAACAACCAATTTATTCCAGAAATGCATATTGATACAGATGAAGCAAACGCGGCAGACATTGCTGGCGATAGTTTTGCAAAAATAATCAAGTCGTGA
- the eutJ gene encoding ethanolamine utilization protein EutJ, with the protein MDILQTANERMEQLAALMNKDIKQPIAAEEKVKVGVDLGTSSIVFVVLDENNVPLFGAFEFADAVRDGLVVNYRESVEVVKRLKTRAENCLGISLTHASGAIPPGTIGNNKKVVANVIESAGMEALYTIDEPTAAAVVLDLKDGAVVDVGGGTTGISVFKNGEVIYTADEPTGGTHMTLVLAGYYGVSVEEAEQNKREQKDSSEHFSVMRPVVEKMAEITRVHLEKSPSEPLYIVGGASAYSQFKNTFESYLKMPVFQPNYPQYVTPLGIAMSSGSGNL; encoded by the coding sequence ATGGATATTTTACAAACAGCCAATGAACGGATGGAACAGTTAGCTGCCCTAATGAATAAAGACATTAAACAACCAATAGCAGCTGAAGAAAAAGTAAAAGTTGGGGTCGATTTAGGTACTTCTTCTATCGTGTTCGTTGTATTGGATGAGAATAATGTGCCGCTTTTTGGTGCGTTTGAATTTGCAGATGCCGTTCGCGATGGTCTGGTTGTCAATTACCGCGAGTCAGTAGAAGTGGTAAAACGGCTTAAAACTAGAGCGGAGAATTGCCTAGGAATAAGTTTGACACATGCTTCTGGAGCCATTCCACCAGGTACAATCGGAAACAATAAAAAGGTGGTTGCGAATGTTATCGAGAGCGCTGGAATGGAAGCACTTTATACAATTGATGAACCAACAGCAGCTGCAGTAGTACTTGATTTAAAAGATGGTGCAGTAGTTGATGTTGGTGGTGGTACAACTGGAATTAGTGTCTTTAAAAATGGTGAAGTAATTTATACCGCAGATGAGCCAACAGGTGGAACACATATGACACTAGTTTTAGCTGGATATTATGGTGTTTCTGTAGAAGAGGCGGAACAGAATAAACGTGAGCAAAAAGACTCAAGCGAACATTTTTCTGTAATGCGCCCTGTAGTGGAAAAAATGGCAGAAATCACTCGCGTTCATCTCGAAAAATCTCCCTCAGAACCACTTTATATCGTTGGAGGTGCTTCTGCTTATAGCCAGTTCAAAAATACGTTTGAAAGCTATTTGAAGATGCCTGTTTTTCAACCTAATTATCCGCAGTATGTCACGCCTCTTGGTATTGCTATGAGTTCAGGGAGCGGAAATTTATGA
- the pduM gene encoding PduM family microcompartment protein has protein sequence MIEKLVKIIVQRLKLRAANKTSIAVSKMPRDPVAIFMESGTVRLTQVNKHFLERILSGNRAESLSIWFEKAAEYGVDIELELYDHGEPWLNYEILSQLDFPVFTSTGERLFYSSGRVICYGDSALIPSGSTLCKYKKQLITPLANEYLSKNNIAVRERQ, from the coding sequence ATGATAGAGAAATTAGTGAAAATCATTGTCCAACGCTTGAAACTTCGTGCTGCAAATAAAACTTCTATAGCTGTTAGCAAAATGCCACGCGATCCAGTTGCCATTTTTATGGAAAGTGGGACGGTTCGTTTGACGCAGGTAAACAAACATTTTCTTGAGCGGATACTAAGCGGAAATCGAGCAGAATCACTCTCTATTTGGTTTGAAAAAGCAGCAGAATATGGGGTGGATATTGAACTGGAACTGTATGATCACGGTGAACCTTGGCTAAATTATGAAATATTAAGTCAGTTAGACTTTCCAGTATTTACAAGTACTGGTGAGAGACTCTTTTATTCAAGTGGACGAGTGATTTGTTACGGGGATAGTGCATTAATCCCAAGCGGGAGTACACTTTGCAAATATAAAAAGCAGCTTATTACACCGCTTGCAAATGAATATTTAAGTAAAAATAATATTGCAGTGCGGGAAAGGCAGTGA
- a CDS encoding EutN/CcmL family microcompartment protein gives MFMAKITGSVVSTKKEDSLTGKKIMIVQPVDANGENVRSEEVACDSVGAGIGEYVLVARGNAARSVFSEPNSAIDSAIIAIVDSFDK, from the coding sequence ATGTTTATGGCAAAAATTACTGGAAGTGTAGTTTCTACAAAAAAAGAAGACTCACTTACTGGTAAAAAAATAATGATTGTACAACCAGTTGATGCAAATGGTGAAAATGTTCGTTCAGAAGAAGTAGCTTGTGACTCTGTTGGCGCGGGCATTGGAGAGTATGTACTTGTGGCTCGCGGAAATGCAGCTAGAAGTGTTTTTTCAGAACCAAATAGTGCGATTGATTCGGCAATTATTGCAATTGTCGATAGTTTTGATAAGTAA
- a CDS encoding cob(I)yrinic acid a,c-diamide adenosyltransferase produces the protein MSIYTKTGDKGTTALFDGNRVKKYDDRVETYGSFDELNAEISVAEKFVTSSENKALLRNVERQLFYVCAELATENESALASKIIITEEDIKELEKVIDDYTAKLPKVDSFVLPGSSTAGAFLHSARTIARRGERLLVRFSEQTTVRKELLKFVNRLSDFLYILAREEDFRQMLDKATKLIVAKYLEQTGQEKSISTDLSFSFCEKLMHQVCIVSEEVGVPVTLAIVDAHGNPRFNYRMEHALLVSAELATKKAYSAVAMKTSTENLAEAVQPGAPLYQLETLTNGDIVTFGGGIPIYGKDGAIIGGMGISGGSVEEDIHIAKKALSMIEKG, from the coding sequence ATGAGTATTTATACAAAAACCGGCGATAAGGGAACAACAGCACTATTTGATGGGAATCGTGTAAAAAAATATGATGACCGTGTCGAAACATATGGCTCGTTCGATGAGCTTAATGCAGAAATTAGTGTAGCTGAAAAATTCGTCACTTCTTCTGAAAATAAGGCTCTTCTCAGAAACGTGGAGCGTCAATTATTTTATGTTTGTGCAGAACTTGCAACAGAAAACGAATCAGCCCTTGCCAGTAAAATTATCATTACAGAAGAAGACATTAAAGAACTTGAAAAAGTTATTGATGACTATACAGCAAAGTTACCAAAAGTCGATAGTTTTGTTTTACCAGGATCAAGTACAGCTGGCGCATTCCTCCATAGTGCGCGTACCATTGCAAGACGAGGGGAACGTTTATTAGTTCGTTTTTCGGAACAAACAACGGTTAGAAAAGAATTATTAAAATTCGTCAATCGTTTATCTGATTTCTTGTATATCCTTGCTAGAGAAGAAGATTTTAGACAAATGCTCGATAAAGCAACCAAACTAATTGTTGCAAAATACTTAGAGCAAACTGGGCAAGAGAAGTCTATTTCAACAGATTTATCTTTTTCTTTTTGTGAAAAATTAATGCATCAAGTTTGTATTGTTTCCGAGGAAGTTGGCGTTCCAGTCACACTTGCTATTGTGGATGCGCATGGTAATCCTAGATTTAATTATCGAATGGAGCATGCCCTTTTAGTAAGTGCGGAATTAGCAACGAAAAAAGCATACTCAGCGGTAGCGATGAAAACAAGCACAGAAAATTTAGCAGAAGCTGTTCAGCCAGGAGCTCCACTTTATCAATTAGAAACGCTGACAAACGGTGACATAGTTACTTTTGGTGGCGGTATTCCAATTTACGGAAAAGATGGAGCAATTATTGGTGGAATGGGAATTAGCGGCGGTTCAGTGGAAGAAGATATCCACATTGCAAAAAAAGCATTATCAATGATAGAGAAGGGGTAA
- a CDS encoding aldehyde dehydrogenase family protein, with product MESLELEQLVKKVLLEKLAEQKDVPVKTTTQGAKSGIFDTVDEAVQAAVQAQNSYKEKSLEERRNVVKAIREALYPEIESIATRAVAETGMGNVTDKILKNTLAIEKTPGVEDLYTEVATGDNGMTLYELSPYGVIGAVAPSTNPTETLICNTIGMLAAGNAVFYSPHPGAKNISLWLIEKLNTIVRESCGIDNLVVTVEKPSIQAAQEMMNHPKVPLLVITGGPGVVLQAMQSGKKVIGAGAGNPPSIVDETANIEKAAADIVDGASFDHNILCIAEKSVVAVDSITDFLLFQMEKNGALHVTNPSDIKKLEKVAVTDKGVTNKKLVGKSASEILKEAGITCDFTPRLIIVETDKSHPFATVELLMPIVPVVRVPDFDEALKVAIELEQGLHHTATMHSQNISRLNKAARDMQTSIFVKNGPSFAGLGFRGEGSTTFTIATPTGEGTTTARHFARRRRCVLTDGFSIR from the coding sequence ATGGAATCATTAGAACTCGAACAACTGGTGAAAAAAGTTCTGTTAGAAAAATTAGCTGAACAAAAAGATGTACCAGTAAAAACAACTACACAAGGCGCAAAAAGTGGGATTTTTGATACAGTGGATGAGGCAGTTCAAGCAGCTGTCCAAGCACAAAATAGTTATAAAGAAAAATCTCTGGAAGAACGCCGCAATGTAGTAAAAGCAATTCGTGAAGCACTTTATCCAGAAATTGAGTCAATTGCCACAAGAGCAGTTGCTGAAACAGGAATGGGTAATGTGACAGATAAAATTTTGAAAAATACTTTAGCGATTGAAAAAACGCCGGGCGTAGAAGATTTATATACAGAAGTAGCTACTGGTGATAATGGCATGACGCTTTATGAATTATCTCCGTATGGTGTAATTGGTGCTGTGGCGCCGAGTACGAATCCAACCGAAACGTTAATTTGTAATACAATCGGTATGCTTGCAGCTGGGAATGCAGTGTTTTATAGCCCACATCCTGGTGCAAAAAATATATCTCTTTGGTTGATTGAAAAGTTGAATACGATTGTTCGTGAAAGTTGTGGTATTGATAACTTGGTTGTGACAGTGGAAAAACCTTCCATTCAAGCAGCGCAAGAAATGATGAATCATCCAAAAGTACCATTACTTGTCATTACAGGTGGACCAGGCGTCGTGCTTCAAGCAATGCAATCAGGTAAAAAAGTCATTGGAGCTGGTGCCGGAAATCCGCCTTCCATCGTAGACGAAACAGCTAATATCGAAAAAGCTGCAGCCGATATTGTTGACGGAGCCTCTTTTGACCACAATATCTTATGTATTGCTGAAAAAAGCGTTGTTGCCGTTGATAGCATTACTGATTTCCTATTATTCCAAATGGAAAAAAATGGAGCACTACATGTGACCAATCCGAGCGATATTAAAAAATTAGAAAAAGTTGCTGTAACGGATAAAGGTGTAACGAATAAAAAATTAGTCGGAAAAAGCGCTTCTGAAATTTTAAAAGAAGCTGGAATAACTTGTGATTTTACCCCGCGATTAATCATTGTGGAAACAGATAAATCACATCCATTTGCAACAGTAGAATTACTAATGCCAATCGTTCCAGTGGTAAGAGTGCCTGATTTTGATGAAGCGCTTAAAGTAGCTATTGAATTAGAACAAGGACTACATCATACAGCAACAATGCATTCACAAAATATTTCCAGATTAAATAAAGCTGCAAGAGATATGCAAACATCGATCTTTGTGAAAAATGGTCCTTCCTTTGCAGGTTTAGGTTTTAGAGGGGAAGGTAGTACTACATTTACTATTGCAACCCCAACTGGAGAAGGAACCACTACAGCACGTCATTTTGCTAGACGCCGCCGTTGTGTTTTAACAGATGGTTTTTCGATTCGTTAA
- a CDS encoding 1-propanol dehydrogenase PduQ has translation MNSFQIKTKVAFGTNSLQVLKEIKNKNVWIICDRFLADGEGLQGLIGQLDVSNNVHIFTDVVPDPPISKVASGVSEAGKIQPQVMIAFGGGSAIDTAKGIYYFAKRLEKINISTFIAIPTTSGTGSEVTAATVITDPTTKIKYPLFLDELIPDMAILDAQLVVTVPPAITANTGMDVLTHAIEAYVSKAANDYTDALGEKSVQLTLGFLTSCYDDGRNLANREKMHNASTMAGMAFNCANLGLNHSIAHQLGAQFHVPHGLANAILLDAVIRFNAFKNRDTEQKYAEMARICGIASRSDSNETAVRLLRERIVQMMEHMQMPRTLTDAGVAKEKVYAKMDEIATNALKDACLPTSPTTPSHQELKEILEQII, from the coding sequence ATGAATAGCTTTCAAATCAAGACAAAAGTAGCTTTTGGTACGAATAGTTTACAAGTATTAAAAGAAATTAAAAATAAAAATGTCTGGATTATTTGTGACCGATTTTTAGCAGATGGAGAGGGACTTCAAGGATTAATTGGACAGTTAGATGTATCCAACAATGTGCATATTTTCACCGACGTTGTTCCAGATCCGCCAATCTCTAAAGTAGCTAGCGGTGTCAGTGAAGCAGGCAAAATCCAACCACAAGTAATGATAGCTTTTGGTGGCGGTTCAGCGATTGATACAGCTAAAGGAATCTACTACTTCGCCAAACGGTTGGAGAAAATCAATATAAGTACTTTTATAGCGATTCCAACGACGAGTGGAACTGGATCTGAAGTAACAGCTGCAACCGTCATTACTGATCCAACAACAAAAATTAAATATCCACTTTTCTTAGATGAACTTATTCCAGATATGGCTATTTTAGATGCACAACTTGTTGTCACAGTGCCACCAGCGATTACCGCGAATACTGGAATGGACGTGTTGACACATGCGATTGAAGCTTATGTTTCTAAAGCTGCAAATGATTATACTGATGCTCTAGGTGAAAAAAGTGTTCAGTTAACACTAGGTTTCTTAACGAGTTGTTATGATGACGGACGTAATTTGGCTAATCGAGAAAAAATGCATAATGCTTCCACGATGGCGGGAATGGCATTTAACTGCGCAAACCTTGGATTAAATCATAGTATTGCTCATCAATTAGGTGCTCAATTTCATGTACCTCATGGTTTAGCAAATGCAATTTTACTTGATGCGGTTATTCGGTTTAATGCATTTAAAAATCGCGATACGGAACAAAAATATGCTGAAATGGCTCGGATTTGTGGAATTGCTTCAAGATCTGATTCGAATGAGACTGCTGTCCGACTTCTTCGTGAAAGAATTGTCCAAATGATGGAACATATGCAAATGCCGCGCACTTTAACAGATGCTGGTGTAGCCAAAGAAAAAGTATATGCAAAAATGGACGAAATTGCTACAAATGCACTTAAAGACGCTTGTTTACCTACTAGTCCAACAACACCGTCACATCAGGAACTAAAAGAAATTTTAGAACAAATTATTTAG
- a CDS encoding MIP/aquaporin family protein: MSAYLAEFIGTMVLIMFGNGLLAGLTLNKSLSQGANWVVVTFGWGFAVMIGVYVAGAYSGAHLNPAVTIALAVGGSFPWADVVPYIIAQIAGAFVGASIVILHYYPHFKATPREIDTHGIFSTGPAIRNTPFNLISEIIATFAFIFGLLMIGENSFTDGLNPLILGFLVVAIGMSFGPTTGYAINPARDLGPRLAYFLLPVPNKSGSDWRYAWIPIVGPIIGGLLAIGLYNILL; the protein is encoded by the coding sequence ATGTCAGCATATTTGGCGGAATTTATTGGTACGATGGTTTTGATTATGTTTGGGAATGGCCTTTTAGCAGGATTAACCTTGAATAAATCTTTATCGCAAGGTGCAAACTGGGTAGTTGTTACTTTTGGTTGGGGTTTTGCTGTAATGATTGGGGTTTATGTAGCTGGAGCATATAGCGGGGCACATTTAAACCCAGCCGTAACCATTGCTCTTGCGGTCGGAGGGTCTTTCCCTTGGGCAGATGTGGTTCCGTATATTATCGCGCAAATCGCCGGAGCATTTGTCGGAGCATCCATTGTTATCTTACATTACTATCCGCATTTCAAAGCGACTCCAAGAGAGATTGATACACATGGTATTTTCTCTACTGGACCAGCGATTCGTAATACACCATTCAATCTTATCAGTGAAATTATCGCAACATTTGCCTTTATTTTTGGTTTACTTATGATTGGAGAGAATAGTTTTACAGATGGTTTAAATCCGTTAATCCTTGGCTTTCTAGTAGTTGCGATTGGGATGAGTTTTGGACCAACAACAGGTTATGCAATTAACCCAGCACGTGACCTTGGACCAAGACTTGCTTACTTTTTACTACCAGTTCCAAATAAAAGTGGATCAGATTGGCGTTATGCATGGATTCCTATTGTGGGGCCAATCATTGGCGGGTTACTTGCCATCGGACTGTATAACATTTTATTATAA
- a CDS encoding acetate/propionate family kinase, giving the protein MHKIMAINAGSSSLKFQIFTMPGEEVLVKGLIERIGLPDAIFNMSFQNEKIKETRSINNHGEAVEILLEQLKAHQVINDLNEITGVGHRVAHGGEAFVTSCIVTDEVVKGIEDVTSLAPLHNPANIIGIKTFRKLLPNAVSVAVFDTAYHQTIPEENFLYALPYELYEKHHIRKYGFHGTSHKYVAGKAAEVLKKPLEELKIISCHLGNGASVCAIEAGKSVNTSMGFTPNAGLMMGTRSGTIDATIIPYLVDELGYSLDEVMHMMSSQSGVLGVSGSSSDFRDIEIAAEEGDSRALLTLRMFTGQICNYIGAYAAAMNGCDALLFTAGVGENSSLIRKMVTEQLSYLGVTCNVTKNNAGDMIISDDNEAVKVCIIPTNEELMIARDVEKYTKQTIS; this is encoded by the coding sequence ATGCACAAAATTATGGCGATAAACGCAGGGAGTTCTTCACTGAAATTCCAAATTTTTACGATGCCAGGAGAAGAAGTTTTAGTTAAGGGCTTAATTGAAAGAATCGGATTACCAGATGCCATTTTCAACATGTCCTTTCAAAATGAAAAAATCAAAGAAACGCGATCAATTAATAACCACGGAGAAGCTGTCGAAATTTTACTAGAGCAATTGAAGGCTCATCAAGTAATTAATGATTTAAATGAAATTACTGGTGTCGGGCATCGCGTGGCTCATGGTGGGGAAGCTTTTGTTACATCGTGTATTGTGACAGATGAAGTAGTGAAAGGCATTGAAGATGTAACAAGTCTTGCTCCGTTACACAATCCAGCTAATATTATCGGTATTAAAACTTTCCGTAAACTGTTGCCAAATGCTGTTTCTGTGGCTGTATTTGATACGGCTTATCACCAAACCATCCCTGAAGAAAACTTTTTATATGCGCTTCCTTATGAACTTTATGAAAAACATCATATCAGAAAATACGGTTTTCATGGAACAAGTCATAAATATGTTGCTGGAAAAGCAGCTGAAGTTCTCAAAAAACCTTTAGAAGAATTAAAAATTATTTCTTGTCATTTAGGTAATGGTGCAAGTGTTTGTGCGATTGAAGCTGGTAAATCAGTGAATACATCCATGGGCTTTACGCCAAACGCTGGCTTGATGATGGGAACACGTTCTGGTACAATTGACGCGACAATCATCCCGTATTTGGTCGATGAACTTGGCTATAGCTTAGACGAAGTAATGCATATGATGTCTAGTCAATCTGGCGTTCTTGGGGTATCAGGTAGTTCAAGTGATTTTAGAGATATTGAGATTGCTGCGGAAGAAGGAGATTCCCGTGCATTACTTACGCTTCGAATGTTTACTGGCCAAATCTGTAATTATATTGGGGCTTATGCCGCGGCAATGAACGGTTGCGACGCGTTATTATTTACAGCCGGAGTTGGTGAAAATTCTTCGTTAATCCGTAAAATGGTTACAGAACAGTTAAGTTACCTTGGTGTAACGTGTAATGTGACAAAAAATAATGCGGGTGATATGATAATTAGCGATGACAATGAAGCAGTCAAAGTATGTATTATTCCAACAAATGAAGAACTAATGATTGCTCGTGATGTAGAAAAATATACAAAACAAACAATAAGTTAA
- the cobD gene encoding threonine-phosphate decarboxylase CobD: protein MKITTAMHGGNYNELAKQHGLTKEMVLDFSANINPLGVPASLKQTITANLDKLVEYPEPDYLALRARIASFHQLDLANIIPGNGATELIFGIAKVTKAQKVLLLAPTFAEYERAFFDAEIIYAELAKETNFDAAETVLEIIERETELEAVCLCNPNNPTGQLINQEEMIKIADLCEKKNIYLIIDEAFMDFIEESETISMIPYLQQFSHLCIIRAFTKFFAIPGLRLGYLLTKNDLLAEALLQMREPWSINTFADMAGQILLDDKDYIKQTYQWISTERSFLYQGLNGFPELTVYQPSVNYIFFHLEKPLDLRKELLLKGIFVRSCANYRGLTENYYRVAVKTRADNIQLLTALEVILSGN from the coding sequence GTGAAAATAACGACGGCAATGCACGGTGGCAACTATAATGAACTAGCAAAACAACATGGACTAACCAAAGAAATGGTACTTGATTTTAGTGCGAATATTAATCCACTAGGAGTTCCAGCTAGTTTAAAACAAACAATAACAGCCAATTTGGATAAACTGGTAGAATATCCAGAACCAGATTATTTAGCGCTCCGTGCGCGAATTGCCTCGTTTCATCAACTCGATCTTGCGAATATTATCCCTGGAAATGGTGCGACAGAGCTTATTTTTGGAATTGCAAAAGTAACAAAGGCGCAAAAAGTACTTTTACTTGCGCCTACTTTTGCAGAATATGAACGTGCTTTTTTTGATGCAGAAATTATTTATGCGGAATTAGCGAAAGAAACTAATTTTGACGCAGCGGAAACAGTACTAGAAATAATCGAACGCGAAACGGAGCTTGAAGCCGTTTGTTTGTGTAATCCTAATAATCCGACTGGTCAATTAATAAACCAAGAAGAAATGATAAAAATTGCAGATTTATGTGAAAAGAAAAACATATATTTAATTATTGATGAAGCATTTATGGACTTTATAGAAGAGAGCGAAACAATTTCGATGATTCCTTATTTGCAGCAATTTTCACATCTGTGTATTATTCGTGCTTTTACTAAATTTTTTGCGATTCCAGGGCTTAGACTGGGTTATCTTCTGACAAAAAATGATTTGTTAGCAGAAGCCTTGTTACAAATGCGAGAACCCTGGTCTATCAATACTTTTGCTGATATGGCTGGACAAATATTATTGGATGACAAGGATTATATTAAGCAAACTTATCAATGGATTTCCACAGAACGATCCTTTTTATATCAAGGTTTAAATGGATTTCCAGAACTTACGGTGTACCAACCAAGTGTGAACTATATATTTTTCCATCTTGAAAAACCGCTTGATTTACGAAAAGAACTATTGTTAAAAGGGATTTTCGTCCGAAGTTGCGCTAATTATCGAGGTCTCACTGAAAATTATTACCGGGTTGCAGTGAAAACAAGAGCTGATAATATCCAACTTTTAACAGCGCTTGAGGTGATTCTCAGTGGAAATTAA
- a CDS encoding propanediol utilization kinase PduX, whose product MEIKATCPASCGELLQGYIAGGEKLISYPINWYSEVTLSDKSGLTSSGHTKAWLAFELTCEYFDVGKRERPPIWLQVKSTIPVAKGMASSTADIAATIGATAKWLNKTITEKEIAKLCLQLEPTDSTIFKSLTLFDHLQGEVIQNSHWMPRLGVVVLEPLTILETATYRQKDHQEQLLKNKQDLAQGMQFFEQAVAQKSIQLLGKAATVSAASNQTILPKPFWNELLEVSSCLNLVGINVSHSGTVVGLLYDLDKTDPLEILFELERRYVTTFYSRYYFRELVNGGVQIMT is encoded by the coding sequence GTGGAAATTAAAGCAACATGTCCGGCTTCATGTGGCGAATTGTTGCAAGGCTATATTGCTGGCGGAGAAAAGCTGATTTCATATCCCATTAATTGGTACTCTGAAGTGACTTTATCGGATAAATCAGGACTAACTAGCTCAGGACATACAAAAGCATGGCTTGCATTTGAGTTAACTTGCGAGTATTTTGATGTGGGAAAAAGAGAGCGTCCACCTATATGGTTACAAGTAAAATCGACTATTCCGGTCGCAAAAGGAATGGCAAGCTCCACGGCTGATATCGCTGCAACAATTGGAGCTACAGCGAAATGGCTTAATAAAACGATAACTGAAAAAGAAATAGCCAAGCTTTGTTTACAACTAGAACCAACGGATAGCACTATTTTTAAATCGCTAACGTTATTTGATCATTTACAAGGAGAGGTGATTCAAAACTCTCACTGGATGCCAAGACTTGGAGTGGTTGTATTAGAACCACTTACGATTTTAGAAACAGCTACATATCGACAAAAAGATCATCAGGAACAATTACTAAAAAATAAACAAGATTTAGCACAAGGAATGCAATTTTTCGAACAAGCGGTTGCTCAAAAATCAATCCAATTACTTGGTAAAGCAGCAACAGTCAGTGCGGCGAGCAACCAAACTATTTTGCCAAAACCGTTTTGGAACGAGTTATTAGAAGTTTCGAGCTGTTTAAATTTAGTAGGGATTAATGTGTCGCATAGTGGGACTGTTGTGGGCTTACTTTACGATTTAGATAAAACGGATCCGCTAGAAATTTTATTTGAATTAGAACGGCGATATGTTACCACTTTTTATAGCAGATATTATTTCCGCGAACTAGTAAATGGTGGGGTTCAAATAATGACGTAA